AACAAGATTAACCTTTCTAAATATCAACCCATTGCAGATATTCAGGACAATATCGTGTTTGCCAATAATGGCAATGTCGTTCTGTGCTATGAAGGGAATCTACCTGAAATTTATTCGTTGTCCGAAAAGGATTTTGAGGATATGCACGGTGCCTGGTTTCAGGCTCTGAAATCTCTGCCTGTTGGGACTGTGGTTCACAAACAGGATATCTATTTGAAGAAATCCTATTCTTCGGAACAACTTCCAAATACAACCTTTCTGGAAAAAGTAACGCACGAGCATTTTAAAGGTCGTGGCCACATAGAACATAAATGCTATTTGTTCTTCATCCTGACCAAAAACAAAGCACTTAATAATTCAAAATATTTCAATCCGTTCCGGAAGGTTTCCAAGGGAATTGTGCAAGAACTCAATGACAACGTTAAGAGCTTTGTCAATTCAGTAAGTGATTCTGTTTCCTTCATCAACAACAGTCGAAAAATGGAATTTATTTCGCTTAAAGCGAAAGAGATTCAGCAACTCACGAATGGCTATTTCAATGGTTTCAACGAAGGCTTTGATACCGACATCATCTTAGATAAAAAAAGCGTCAATATAGGCGAAAACCATTTTGATGCCCTGGCCATCAATAGCGAACTGTGCTTTGGCGAAAGTGTACAGAGTAGCAAGACCAATGAGAAATTCACATCTGACGATTTTGTGTTTCATCAAGGGTTTATTGATGGCTTAGGGCTTACGCTTAACGAGAACCATATTGTCAACCAAATACTATATCTCGATGACAAACAGAAGTGGCGTAAGCTTCTGGATAAGAAAATTGAAGAACTGAATAAAAGTTCCAATTTCGGGTCGCAGAACAAAGTGGTACTGGGTAAAATTCAGCACATCCTGGACCAAATTAATGCCGATGATAATGCCAGAATCATTCGTGGTCATCTCAATATTGTGTATTGGTCTAAAGATGCCAATGCGCTCGATAAGATTACCTCAAAAATCAAAACCGAGTTCAAGGAACTGGATATCATCCCCTACTATCCAAGAGGCGAAGAACGAAAAAACTATATCCTAAATAGTTACTGCTGTTTTTCATCCAATTTCTCGAATAACGATTTATATGTTACCGATTTAAAGCACGCCCTGTGCCTGTTCATAAATAACACGAACTACAAGTCCGATGCTACTGGCATCATCTTCAACGACCGTGAGCATAACATTCCCGTGCTGAAGGATGTTTGGGACGAGCGCAAGAAGCGCATCAAAGCTCGGAACTTCGCCATCTTTGCACCAACAGGTGAAGGCAAATCCTTTTTGGCCAATAATATATTGCGCCAATACTTTGAAAGTGGCGTTCGTCTGGTCATTATCGATTTGGGTGGTTCTTACACTAAGTTTGCCAAACTCTACCCAGAAAAGTATACCGTATTGCGGTATGAAAGCGGAAAGAATCTTGGAATCAACCCATTCTACATAAGTAATACAAATGACCTGACACCCGAACGTTTGGAAGACTTATCAGTTTTCCTATTTGAGCTGTTCGCATCTGATTTGAAAGTGACAAAAGCGCAATCGGTGTCGGTCAAAAAGATACTGCGCCATTATTATGACAGCACTTCAGAAAACCACTCTTTGGATGGTTTTTACAGCTTTATAGAAAGGAATCAGAAAGAGCTTCTGAGCACCTTAAAAATCCATCCCGACTACTTCAATGTTACAAGCTTTTTACACGTAATGTCAGAATATGTCGGCGATGGTCTATACAGTTTTCTATTTGAAGTGAGTGAAGACCAGACCTATAAAATCGAGGACAAGCGATTGATTGTTTTTGAACTGGATGAAGTGAAGGACAATAAGGAAATCCTGTCCGTAATGCTGAAATTGATAAAGTCAGCAATCCAAAGAACGATTTGGAAGAACCGAGCTGAAAAAGGCATCATCCTTTTCGATGAATTTGCCAAGCAACTGAAGTTTGATAACGTACTGGAAAGTGTCGAGTTCTACTATCAGGCCATCAGAAAACAGAACGGTGCGATTGGTATTATTCTACAATCCATCAATCAGCTGCCAAACAATTCTACTTCTGCAAGCATCCTTGAAAACACACAGGTCATCTACAGCTTGAACAACGAAAAAGGCTATGACGAATTGGTCAAAAGGCTCAACCTATCCAGTCACGACCTAAATCAGTTAAAATCCATCAAGAACAACCTTACCGGACGGCGCAAATACACCGAAATGTTTATCAAAATAGGTAGGGAAAGCAACATTTTCCGTCTTGAAGTTCCGAAAGAAGTGTATGCCGCCTACTTAACGGATGGCAAAGAAAACGAAGAAATAATGAAGTTCTACAACGAGCATCAGGATATGCAAAAAGCAATAATTCAATTCACATCTAAAACATAAAATTATGAAGACAAAAATTAAAACATTGTCATTCGGGCTAATCTTAGTGGTTGCCCTTTTAATGCCGAAAGATGCTTCCGCTCAAGGAATGCCGGTTTATGACAACACCAACTTTATCAGCTTGGTAAAGCAACTTTTGGAATCGGGTAAACAGACGGCAGAAATGATCAAGTCCGTAAAGTTCTTGAAGGATGCCAAAGAAGCTATTGAAAAAGTATCGAGCGTTGTCCAACAGCTTAGGGCGGTTGAGGAAATCGCACAGAACAATCAGCGCCTTATCAATGTAATGCAGAATGACCTTCAGGATATTCTGAATTCGCCCTACATCAAACCCGAAGAAATTGATAGGGTTGTAGCCTCTTTTGAAACCATTGTACAAAATTCATTGGACACGGTGGATTTTATAGACGAAGTCCTATCAAGTGATTATCTAAAAATGAGCGATGCCGAACGTGCCGAAATATTGAAAGCAAAAGAACTGGAATCTAAACAAATGGTTTCCAACATCACTACGAAGACAAAACGCTATCGTGATATTATTTCCTTCAGAAAAATGCAGGATAAAGTCAATAACCGCGAAACAGAATATTAACAATGACAGCGACCATCATTTTAGGGATTGGGTTGGAATACATTGATACGGTTTTCCAGACCATACAGGCCAGCGACTTTTCGCAATATACTATTGCCGGAATGAAAACGCTCGCTGTCCTATTCTTTTTGGTAAACATCCTTAAAAAATACAACGAAGGTATTGCAGACAAGGACGGCTACACTTGGGGATTGAGTCCGGGCGAACTGGCCAAGAATTTTGCCATTGTCC
This Rasiella rasia DNA region includes the following protein-coding sequences:
- a CDS encoding conjugal transfer protein — encoded protein: MKTKIKTLSFGLILVVALLMPKDASAQGMPVYDNTNFISLVKQLLESGKQTAEMIKSVKFLKDAKEAIEKVSSVVQQLRAVEEIAQNNQRLINVMQNDLQDILNSPYIKPEEIDRVVASFETIVQNSLDTVDFIDEVLSSDYLKMSDAERAEILKAKELESKQMVSNITTKTKRYRDIISFRKMQDKVNNRETEY
- a CDS encoding TraG family conjugative transposon ATPase; its protein translation is MNKINLSKYQPIADIQDNIVFANNGNVVLCYEGNLPEIYSLSEKDFEDMHGAWFQALKSLPVGTVVHKQDIYLKKSYSSEQLPNTTFLEKVTHEHFKGRGHIEHKCYLFFILTKNKALNNSKYFNPFRKVSKGIVQELNDNVKSFVNSVSDSVSFINNSRKMEFISLKAKEIQQLTNGYFNGFNEGFDTDIILDKKSVNIGENHFDALAINSELCFGESVQSSKTNEKFTSDDFVFHQGFIDGLGLTLNENHIVNQILYLDDKQKWRKLLDKKIEELNKSSNFGSQNKVVLGKIQHILDQINADDNARIIRGHLNIVYWSKDANALDKITSKIKTEFKELDIIPYYPRGEERKNYILNSYCCFSSNFSNNDLYVTDLKHALCLFINNTNYKSDATGIIFNDREHNIPVLKDVWDERKKRIKARNFAIFAPTGEGKSFLANNILRQYFESGVRLVIIDLGGSYTKFAKLYPEKYTVLRYESGKNLGINPFYISNTNDLTPERLEDLSVFLFELFASDLKVTKAQSVSVKKILRHYYDSTSENHSLDGFYSFIERNQKELLSTLKIHPDYFNVTSFLHVMSEYVGDGLYSFLFEVSEDQTYKIEDKRLIVFELDEVKDNKEILSVMLKLIKSAIQRTIWKNRAEKGIILFDEFAKQLKFDNVLESVEFYYQAIRKQNGAIGIILQSINQLPNNSTSASILENTQVIYSLNNEKGYDELVKRLNLSSHDLNQLKSIKNNLTGRRKYTEMFIKIGRESNIFRLEVPKEVYAAYLTDGKENEEIMKFYNEHQDMQKAIIQFTSKT